The Branchiostoma floridae strain S238N-H82 chromosome 17, Bfl_VNyyK, whole genome shotgun sequence genome has a window encoding:
- the LOC118404993 gene encoding uncharacterized protein LOC118404993, with the protein MWQWGRDKASSMWQWRPWSADKPKPQLPEVSGSDYSSVEYPFENLVLKGGGAKGIAYIGACKVLDEAGILPNIKRFAGTSAGAITATLLAIGMSPQEMLEVLSEKNLIDLLDPPSAWLEPTKWLYHIPGVPDWLTVDLLPKAIAAWTKRGMHRGNDFYDWFGVILEEHLKRLYPDEKRMDRDITFDRLYRATGKELCIVAYNMILGCETYFHVKTTPMVKIRDAVRMSMSIPVAFQPFEGYGFPKFTFIDGGLAANYPIWAFDGWYLSMDEADTFKQRLASVQQRNEENKEKIRRMFEPQYRRKERFNTRNDKTLGIVLFSRKDPELYQERFKSRLRKLEEKEHPTPKTELYEEYKKEMTKQEEVRKTTEQLLNELVGDQIKGLKKCIEDGDEEGAWKHFDKIFSRKHLDILNVKTQEEAIEMLLMDDDRKLTTEMLKKIDENVGPLQLVKGRLRHRHVSKPSDYYSTMLEFVGHNSGIEEEDVDRSMAIDVDYVGTMDFDMAPKDMEFLMRQGAVATVAFLEERKREKKDEEK; encoded by the exons ATGTGGCAATGGGGAAGAGACAAGGCGTCCAGTATGTGGCAATGGCGGCCGTGGAGCGCTGACAAACCTAAGCCGCAGCTTCCTGAAGTCAGTGGATCTGACTACTCTAGTGTTGAGTATCCATTCGAGAATCTGGTACTAAAAGGTGGAGGGGCGAAAGGAATCGCATACATCGGAGCTTGTAAG GTACTGGATGAGGCTGGAATTTTGCCGAACATCAAGCGGTTTGCAGGGACCAGCGCAGGTGCAATCACTGCAACCCTACTGGCCATCGGGATGAGTCCACAGGAGATGCTGGAAGTGCTCAGCGAGAAGAACCTGATTGACCTCTTGG ATCCACCAAGCGCATGGTTGGAACCCACGAAATGGCTTTACCACATTCCTGGTGTGCCAGACTGGCTGACGGTGGACTTGTTGCCAAAGGCCATCGCAGCGTGGACAAAGAGAGGCATGCACAGAGGGAATGATTTTTATGACTGGTTCGGTGTCATCTTAGAAGAGCACCTCAAACGACTTTATCCGGATGAGAAACGAATGGACAGAGACATCACGTTCGACAGA CTCTACCGTGCGACAGGGAAGGAGCTGTGCATCGTGGCTTACAACATGATCCTCGGTTGTGAAACCTATTTCCATGTGAAAACTACACCTATGGTAAAGATCCGGGATGCAGTCCGCATGTCCATGTCCATTCCAG TCGCCTTCCAGCCGTTTGAGGGGTACGGGTTCCCCAAATTCACCTTTATCGACGGTGGACTGGCGGCCAACTATCCAATCTGGGCATTTGACG GGTGGTACCTGTCCATGGACGAAGCAGACACCTTCAAGCAAAGACTGGCGTCGGTTCAACAACGTAATGAGGAAAATAAGGAAAAGATTCGTAGGATGTTCGAACCGCAATACAGGAGGAAGGAGCGTTTCAACACAAGGAATGACAAGACTCTGGGAATTGTATTG TTCTCCAGAAAGGACCCTGAATTGTACCAGGAACGGTTTAAGAGTCGTTTAAGAAAATTGGAAGAAAAGGAACATCCGACGCCCAAGACCGAGCTATACGA GGAGTACAAGAAGGAGATGACCAAGCAGGAAGAGGTACGAAAAACGACTGAACAACTTTTAAATGAACTAGTTGGCGATCAGATCAAAGGACTAAAGAAATGTATTGAAGATGGCGACGAAGAAGGAGCGTGGAAGCACTTCGACAAG ATTTTCAGCCGGAAACACCTTGACATTCTGAACGTAAAGACACAGGAAGAGGCCAtcgagatgttgttgatggatgATGATCGCAAA CTGACAACAGAAATGCTGAAGAAAATTGACGAGAACGTTGGTCCTCTGCAACTGGTCAAGGGCAGATTGAGGCATAGGCATGTGTCAAAACCAAGCGACTACTACAGCACCATGCTCGAGTTCGTCGGACACAACAGCGGAATTGAA GAGGAGGATGTCGATAGGTCAATGGCCATCGACGTGGACTATGTGGGCACCATGGATTTTGACATGGCACCTAAAGATATGGAGTTCCTCATGAGG CAAGGAGCAGTGGCGACCGTTGCCTTTCTGGAGGAAAGGAAGAGGGAGAAAAAGGACGAGGAAAAGTAG